A region of Salvelinus alpinus chromosome 6, SLU_Salpinus.1, whole genome shotgun sequence DNA encodes the following proteins:
- the rbm47 gene encoding RNA-binding protein 47 isoform X1 — protein sequence MTAEDPASSSSAMSNNPAPSGSNPPGPSHHSPHGPITVPEGVSGAHNEAALVSLMERTGYGMVQENGQRKYGPPPGWDSASPPRGCEIFVGKIPRDVYEDELVPVFESVGQIYEMRLMMDFDGKNRGYAFVMYTQKHQAKRAVRELNNYEVRPGRLLGVCCSVDNCRLFIGGIPKTKKREEILEEVSKVTEGVLDVIVYASAADKMKNRGFAFVEYESHRAAAMARRKLMPGRIQLWGHQIAVDWAEPEIDVDEDVMETVKILYVRNLMMETSEDTLRQVFGQWNQGCVERVKKIRDYAFVHFSSRDDAVVAMDHLNGTEVEGSYIEVTLAKPVDKEQYTRYQKASKGGATAAVAVAAPEPVQQNYVYQCDPYTLAYYGYPYSTLIGPNRDYFIKGGPMIQTNAGAVRGRGRATAGSRAPGPRGSYLGGYSAGRGIYSRYHEGKAKGPDNKAYELVPSMEMTASVNPMGIKPCTMGLQALGGQYPMFQGAKLMEGKLHHDVEHLINPLALQHDHTAQNAVLPDVSTPPPYQGRPITPVYTMTHNMQRIPTAGGLYGAGYMPITNYNTAALAALQKNAAVAAAAYGGYAGYAMPQAFPAAAFQMPIHDVYQTY from the exons ATGACAGCCGAAGATCCCGCCTCCTCCTCTTCAGCCATGAGTAATAACCCAGCGCCTTCCGGTTCCAACCCCCCAGGCCCCTCCCATCACTCCCCGCACGGACCAATCACAGTGCCCGAGGGTGTGTCCGGGGCCCACAACGAAGCGGCCCTCGTGTCTCTGATGGAGCGTACGGGCTACGGCATGGTGCAGGAGAACGGTCAGAGGAAGTACGGCCCCCCGCCGGGCTGGGACTCCGCCTCCCCGCCACGCGGCTGTGAGATCTTCGTGGGGAAGATCCCCCGGGACGTCTACGAAGACGAGCTGGTCCCGGTGTTCGAGTCGGTGGGTCAGATCTACGAGATGCGTCTGATGATGGACTTCGACGGGAAGAACCGCGGCTACGCCTTCGTCATGTACACGCAGAAACACCAGGCGAAACGCGCCGTCCGGGAACTCAACAACTACGAGGTGCGTCCCGGCCGCCTCCTCGGGGTGTGCTGCTCCGTGGACAACTGCCGCCTCTTCATCGGGGGCATCCCCAAAAccaagaagagagaggagatccTGGAGGAGGTGTCCAAGGTGACGGAGGGCGTTCTGGACGTTATAGTGTACGCCAGCGCAGCGGACAAGATGAAGAACCGGGGATTTGCCTTCGTGGAGTATGAGAGTCACCGTGCAGCGGCCATGGCACGCAGGAAGCTGATGCCCGGCAGGATCCAGCTGTGGGGGCACCAGATCGCAGTGGACTGGGCGGAACCGGAGATAGACGTGGACGAGGACGTCATGGAGACCGTGAAGATTCTATACGTCAGGAACCTGATGATGGAGACCAGCGAGGACACACTACGACAG GTGTTTGGCCAGTGGAACCAGGGCTGCGTGGAACGTGTCAAGAAGATCCGCGACTACGCCTTCGTCCACTTCTCGTCCCGTGACGACGCGGTGGTTGCCATGGACCACCTGAACGGCACGGAGGTGGAGGGGTCCTATATCGAGGTCACCCTGGCTAAGCCCGTCGATAAAGAGCAGTACACGCGTTACCAGAAGGCGTCTAAAGGGGGCGCTACAGCGGCCGTGGCCGTGGCGGCTCCGGAACCAGTCCAGCAGAACTATGTGTACCAGTGTGACCCCTACACCCTCGCCTACTACGGGTACCCTTACAGCACGCTGATCGGACCCAACAGAGACTACTTCATAAAAG GAGGTCCAATGATACAGACCAATG cAGGTGCTGTACGAGGTCGTGGCCGTGCGACGGCAGGTAGCCGTGCCCCCGGCCCCCGGGGGTCATACCTGGGGGGTTACTCTGCTGGGCGGGGTATCTACAGCCGGTACCATGAAGGCAAGGCCAAGGGCCCCGACAACAAGGCCTACGAGCTGGTACCCTCCATGGAGATGACTGCCTCAGTCAACCCAATGGGCATCAAGCCTTGCACAA tgggcCTGCAGGCTCTCGGGGGCCAGTACCCGATGTTCCAGGGAGCCAAGCTGATGGAGGGGAAGCTGCATCATGATGTAGAACACCTCATTAACCCCCTGGCCTTACAGCACGACCACACGGCCCAGAATGCTGTTCTACCTGATGTGTCCACACCTCCACcctaccag ggTCGTCCCATCACACCCGTGTATACCATGACCCACAACATGCAGCGTATCCCCACGGCCGGCGGTCTGTACGGAGCAGGCTATATGCCCATCACCAACTACAACACAGCTGCCCTTGCAGCCCTGCAGAAGAACGCAGCCGTGGCAGCTGCAGCCTACGGAGGGTACGCGGGTTACGCCATGCCCCAGGCCTTCCCTGCCGCTGCGTTTCAGATGCCCATCCACGACGTCTACCAGACCTACTAA
- the rbm47 gene encoding RNA-binding protein 47 isoform X2 — translation MTAEDPASSSSAMSNNPAPSGSNPPGPSHHSPHGPITVPEGVSGAHNEAALVSLMERTGYGMVQENGQRKYGPPPGWDSASPPRGCEIFVGKIPRDVYEDELVPVFESVGQIYEMRLMMDFDGKNRGYAFVMYTQKHQAKRAVRELNNYEVRPGRLLGVCCSVDNCRLFIGGIPKTKKREEILEEVSKVTEGVLDVIVYASAADKMKNRGFAFVEYESHRAAAMARRKLMPGRIQLWGHQIAVDWAEPEIDVDEDVMETVKILYVRNLMMETSEDTLRQVFGQWNQGCVERVKKIRDYAFVHFSSRDDAVVAMDHLNGTEVEGSYIEVTLAKPVDKEQYTRYQKASKGGATAAVAVAAPEPVQQNYVYQCDPYTLAYYGYPYSTLIGPNRDYFIKAGAVRGRGRATAGSRAPGPRGSYLGGYSAGRGIYSRYHEGKAKGPDNKAYELVPSMEMTASVNPMGIKPCTMGLQALGGQYPMFQGAKLMEGKLHHDVEHLINPLALQHDHTAQNAVLPDVSTPPPYQGRPITPVYTMTHNMQRIPTAGGLYGAGYMPITNYNTAALAALQKNAAVAAAAYGGYAGYAMPQAFPAAAFQMPIHDVYQTY, via the exons ATGACAGCCGAAGATCCCGCCTCCTCCTCTTCAGCCATGAGTAATAACCCAGCGCCTTCCGGTTCCAACCCCCCAGGCCCCTCCCATCACTCCCCGCACGGACCAATCACAGTGCCCGAGGGTGTGTCCGGGGCCCACAACGAAGCGGCCCTCGTGTCTCTGATGGAGCGTACGGGCTACGGCATGGTGCAGGAGAACGGTCAGAGGAAGTACGGCCCCCCGCCGGGCTGGGACTCCGCCTCCCCGCCACGCGGCTGTGAGATCTTCGTGGGGAAGATCCCCCGGGACGTCTACGAAGACGAGCTGGTCCCGGTGTTCGAGTCGGTGGGTCAGATCTACGAGATGCGTCTGATGATGGACTTCGACGGGAAGAACCGCGGCTACGCCTTCGTCATGTACACGCAGAAACACCAGGCGAAACGCGCCGTCCGGGAACTCAACAACTACGAGGTGCGTCCCGGCCGCCTCCTCGGGGTGTGCTGCTCCGTGGACAACTGCCGCCTCTTCATCGGGGGCATCCCCAAAAccaagaagagagaggagatccTGGAGGAGGTGTCCAAGGTGACGGAGGGCGTTCTGGACGTTATAGTGTACGCCAGCGCAGCGGACAAGATGAAGAACCGGGGATTTGCCTTCGTGGAGTATGAGAGTCACCGTGCAGCGGCCATGGCACGCAGGAAGCTGATGCCCGGCAGGATCCAGCTGTGGGGGCACCAGATCGCAGTGGACTGGGCGGAACCGGAGATAGACGTGGACGAGGACGTCATGGAGACCGTGAAGATTCTATACGTCAGGAACCTGATGATGGAGACCAGCGAGGACACACTACGACAG GTGTTTGGCCAGTGGAACCAGGGCTGCGTGGAACGTGTCAAGAAGATCCGCGACTACGCCTTCGTCCACTTCTCGTCCCGTGACGACGCGGTGGTTGCCATGGACCACCTGAACGGCACGGAGGTGGAGGGGTCCTATATCGAGGTCACCCTGGCTAAGCCCGTCGATAAAGAGCAGTACACGCGTTACCAGAAGGCGTCTAAAGGGGGCGCTACAGCGGCCGTGGCCGTGGCGGCTCCGGAACCAGTCCAGCAGAACTATGTGTACCAGTGTGACCCCTACACCCTCGCCTACTACGGGTACCCTTACAGCACGCTGATCGGACCCAACAGAGACTACTTCATAAAAG cAGGTGCTGTACGAGGTCGTGGCCGTGCGACGGCAGGTAGCCGTGCCCCCGGCCCCCGGGGGTCATACCTGGGGGGTTACTCTGCTGGGCGGGGTATCTACAGCCGGTACCATGAAGGCAAGGCCAAGGGCCCCGACAACAAGGCCTACGAGCTGGTACCCTCCATGGAGATGACTGCCTCAGTCAACCCAATGGGCATCAAGCCTTGCACAA tgggcCTGCAGGCTCTCGGGGGCCAGTACCCGATGTTCCAGGGAGCCAAGCTGATGGAGGGGAAGCTGCATCATGATGTAGAACACCTCATTAACCCCCTGGCCTTACAGCACGACCACACGGCCCAGAATGCTGTTCTACCTGATGTGTCCACACCTCCACcctaccag ggTCGTCCCATCACACCCGTGTATACCATGACCCACAACATGCAGCGTATCCCCACGGCCGGCGGTCTGTACGGAGCAGGCTATATGCCCATCACCAACTACAACACAGCTGCCCTTGCAGCCCTGCAGAAGAACGCAGCCGTGGCAGCTGCAGCCTACGGAGGGTACGCGGGTTACGCCATGCCCCAGGCCTTCCCTGCCGCTGCGTTTCAGATGCCCATCCACGACGTCTACCAGACCTACTAA
- the rbm47 gene encoding RNA-binding protein 47 isoform X3: protein MTAEDPASSSSAMSNNPAPSGSNPPGPSHHSPHGPITVPEGVSGAHNEAALVSLMERTGYGMVQENGQRKYGPPPGWDSASPPRGCEIFVGKIPRDVYEDELVPVFESVGQIYEMRLMMDFDGKNRGYAFVMYTQKHQAKRAVRELNNYEVRPGRLLGVCCSVDNCRLFIGGIPKTKKREEILEEVSKVTEGVLDVIVYASAADKMKNRGFAFVEYESHRAAAMARRKLMPGRIQLWGHQIAVDWAEPEIDVDEDVMETVKILYVRNLMMETSEDTLRQVFGQWNQGCVERVKKIRDYAFVHFSSRDDAVVAMDHLNGTEVEGSYIEVTLAKPVDKEQYTRYQKASKGGATAAVAVAAPEPVQQNYVYQCDPYTLAYYGYPYSTLIGPNRDYFIKGAVRGRGRATAGSRAPGPRGSYLGGYSAGRGIYSRYHEGKAKGPDNKAYELVPSMEMTASVNPMGIKPCTMGLQALGGQYPMFQGAKLMEGKLHHDVEHLINPLALQHDHTAQNAVLPDVSTPPPYQGRPITPVYTMTHNMQRIPTAGGLYGAGYMPITNYNTAALAALQKNAAVAAAAYGGYAGYAMPQAFPAAAFQMPIHDVYQTY, encoded by the exons ATGACAGCCGAAGATCCCGCCTCCTCCTCTTCAGCCATGAGTAATAACCCAGCGCCTTCCGGTTCCAACCCCCCAGGCCCCTCCCATCACTCCCCGCACGGACCAATCACAGTGCCCGAGGGTGTGTCCGGGGCCCACAACGAAGCGGCCCTCGTGTCTCTGATGGAGCGTACGGGCTACGGCATGGTGCAGGAGAACGGTCAGAGGAAGTACGGCCCCCCGCCGGGCTGGGACTCCGCCTCCCCGCCACGCGGCTGTGAGATCTTCGTGGGGAAGATCCCCCGGGACGTCTACGAAGACGAGCTGGTCCCGGTGTTCGAGTCGGTGGGTCAGATCTACGAGATGCGTCTGATGATGGACTTCGACGGGAAGAACCGCGGCTACGCCTTCGTCATGTACACGCAGAAACACCAGGCGAAACGCGCCGTCCGGGAACTCAACAACTACGAGGTGCGTCCCGGCCGCCTCCTCGGGGTGTGCTGCTCCGTGGACAACTGCCGCCTCTTCATCGGGGGCATCCCCAAAAccaagaagagagaggagatccTGGAGGAGGTGTCCAAGGTGACGGAGGGCGTTCTGGACGTTATAGTGTACGCCAGCGCAGCGGACAAGATGAAGAACCGGGGATTTGCCTTCGTGGAGTATGAGAGTCACCGTGCAGCGGCCATGGCACGCAGGAAGCTGATGCCCGGCAGGATCCAGCTGTGGGGGCACCAGATCGCAGTGGACTGGGCGGAACCGGAGATAGACGTGGACGAGGACGTCATGGAGACCGTGAAGATTCTATACGTCAGGAACCTGATGATGGAGACCAGCGAGGACACACTACGACAG GTGTTTGGCCAGTGGAACCAGGGCTGCGTGGAACGTGTCAAGAAGATCCGCGACTACGCCTTCGTCCACTTCTCGTCCCGTGACGACGCGGTGGTTGCCATGGACCACCTGAACGGCACGGAGGTGGAGGGGTCCTATATCGAGGTCACCCTGGCTAAGCCCGTCGATAAAGAGCAGTACACGCGTTACCAGAAGGCGTCTAAAGGGGGCGCTACAGCGGCCGTGGCCGTGGCGGCTCCGGAACCAGTCCAGCAGAACTATGTGTACCAGTGTGACCCCTACACCCTCGCCTACTACGGGTACCCTTACAGCACGCTGATCGGACCCAACAGAGACTACTTCATAAAAG GTGCTGTACGAGGTCGTGGCCGTGCGACGGCAGGTAGCCGTGCCCCCGGCCCCCGGGGGTCATACCTGGGGGGTTACTCTGCTGGGCGGGGTATCTACAGCCGGTACCATGAAGGCAAGGCCAAGGGCCCCGACAACAAGGCCTACGAGCTGGTACCCTCCATGGAGATGACTGCCTCAGTCAACCCAATGGGCATCAAGCCTTGCACAA tgggcCTGCAGGCTCTCGGGGGCCAGTACCCGATGTTCCAGGGAGCCAAGCTGATGGAGGGGAAGCTGCATCATGATGTAGAACACCTCATTAACCCCCTGGCCTTACAGCACGACCACACGGCCCAGAATGCTGTTCTACCTGATGTGTCCACACCTCCACcctaccag ggTCGTCCCATCACACCCGTGTATACCATGACCCACAACATGCAGCGTATCCCCACGGCCGGCGGTCTGTACGGAGCAGGCTATATGCCCATCACCAACTACAACACAGCTGCCCTTGCAGCCCTGCAGAAGAACGCAGCCGTGGCAGCTGCAGCCTACGGAGGGTACGCGGGTTACGCCATGCCCCAGGCCTTCCCTGCCGCTGCGTTTCAGATGCCCATCCACGACGTCTACCAGACCTACTAA